ATAGTGGGGCTGTAGCTACAGCAAATTATGAGGCAAGAAAATTAGGTATAAAGGCGGGAATGCCTATCATAAAAGCAAAAGAAATCTTACCTAATGCAATATATTTGCCAATGAGAAAGGAATTGTATCAGCAGGTATCTAATAGGATTATGAATATATTAAGAGAGTACTCTGATAAAATAGAGATCGCAAGCATTGATGAGGCGTATTTAGACATAACCAATAAGGTAAAAGATTTTAAGGAGGCATATAATATGGGACTTGAAATAAAAAATAAAATTTATGAGAAAGAGAAAATAACTGTAACAATAGGTATTTCAAAAAATAAGGTATTCGCAAAAATAGCTGCAGAAATGGCTAAACCCAATGGAATAAAGGTGATTGATGACGAGGAAGTAAGGAGGCTAATAAGGGAACTAGACATTAGTGAGATTCCAGGGATAGGTTCTATTACTGCTAGTAAATTAAAGGAATTAGGTATAAATAAATTAATAGATGTCCTTAACTTCAATTTCGAAACGCTTAAGAAAAGTATAGGAGAAGCTAAGGCAAATTACCTTGTTTTACTGGCTAGAGACGAGTATTCTGAACCAATAAAGGAAAGGGTTAGGAGGAGTATAGGAAGAATGGTGACGTTAAAAAAGAACAGTAGAAATATAGATGATATAAAACCATTTTTATTTAAAGCTATAGATGAAGTCTACCATAAATTAAACGGAAAGATTCCTAGAACTATTTATTTAGTAGCTGTTATGGAAGATTTAGATGTTATAAGCCGAGGTAAAACTTTTTCCCATGGTATCAGTAAAGAAACAGCCTATAAGGAATCTTTAAAATTACTGGAGAAATTACTCGCAGAAGATAATAGAAAAATTAGAAGAATAGGTGTTAGATTTAGTAAATTCATCGAGGCTATAGGATTAGATAGGTTCTTCAACGTCTAGACTTACGACATTTTTTAGCTTACTTATTTCAATTTCTTTGTGAACATTCAAATAATTGTATAATCCTCTTACTCCTCTCTGATTAGTATCGGGATTCGAAATTTGCTTAATATCAAAATATAATGGAACTCTAAACATTCTAGCTATTTTATCCAATTTTATTACATTGCTAATCTTCTTAAAGTCCTCTTCTATCCCTACAGCATCTATGAAAGTTTTTTTGCCTTTTATAAAATTAATTTGATCGAATTTAATATCTCCAAATTTATCTAACACTATTACTAACCTAGCCTGTCTCCCTCCCTCCACATCTTCATAAAAATTTAAACATTCTATAAAATATCCATTTTCCGCTAACGGTATTACAGCTAATTCTTCCTCACCTACTATCTTGACAATCGACTTTATTTTAATTCTCATTAAATAAATCACCTTGATGATTGAAATAGACGGCTCTTTTGGAGAAGGTGGAGGTCAAATCTTAAGGACATCTCTAACACTCTCTGTAATCACTGGAAAACCATTTAGAATATATAATATAAGGGCTAATAGACCTAACGCAGGTTTACAAAGACAGCATCTATGGGCTGTAAGAGTCATGAAGATTATATCAAATGCTGAGACAAAAGGAGATCAATTAGGCTCTAAAGAATTAACTTTCATACCAAATGAGATTAAAGGTGGAATTGACTTAAACATAGATATAGGAACAGCAGGAAGTATAACTCTTATATTACAAACTGTAATTCCCGCTATTCTTAATAAAAATATAAAAATTACAATAAAAGGAGGAACTGACGTACCTAAATCTCCAACTATCGATTATATTAGATTAGTTTATCTTAGAATTTTAAAGAAAATAGGAATAGACGTAAATATCGATCTAGTGAAAAGGGGACATTATCCTGAGGGAGGAGGAGAAGTAATATTACACGGAGTATCTGGAAATCCACATAATTTTAGTCTAATAAATCTGGGTAAAATACTGAAGATTGAAGGAATTTCTCACGTCTCATCTTTACCCTCTCATATCGCTGAGAGACAGTCAAATGCAGCAAAAAATTTACTGTCTAAGCTTAACGTTCCAATTGACATAAAAATTGACGTAAGGGAAGGTGAAAGAAGTAAAGGAAGTGGAATAACATTAGCAGCAATTGGAGAAAACAGCATCATGGGATCAGATTCCCTAGGAGAGAGAGGTAAGAGAGCTGAAGTTGTTGGAGAAGAGGCTGCAAATACTTTATTGCAAGATTTACGGACAGGGGCAGCAGTAGATAGGTATATGAGTGATATGCTAATGCTTTTCGCATCTCTTTATGAAGGAGAATACGTAGGTGCAGATCTCACTATGCACGCTTATACTAATATGGAAATTATTAAAAAATTTCTAAATGTAAAAATAGAGGTAACTGGAAAAAATCCTTTCAAATTTAGCGTCAAAAAGATTTAAAGATAAAAAGTAAAATTTAATCAATATTTATGTTAGAACTGAGTTAATTGGCATTAAAACTTATAAGGATACATAATATATTAAAAATACCATGTCACAGGGGAATATTTCACCACCTAAGGCAATAATAAAGAGGCCAAATTATTCTTTTGAATACAAGAACGAAAGAAAGGCTAAAAGAACAGGGAGGGGATTCAGCATAGGAGAGTTAGAAAAAGTTGGTTTAACAGTAAGTCAAGCTAGAAAATTGGGATTATATGTAGATATTAGGAGAAAAAGTGTACATGACGAAAATGTAGAATCACTAAAGAAGTTCTTAGAGCAATTAAAACAATCTCAAAGTAAATCTTAGGGTATAATTATTGCACGACCCACTATTCTACCTCTCATTAAATCGTTTATAGCCTCATTAATGTCCTCTAATTTATAAGGTACTGCTAACGTTTTTATTTTCCCCTCTTTATACAAATTGTATACGTTAACCAAATCATTAAAAGTACCGTATAGGATGCCCCTTATTTTTAGACCCCTTAATACGACTAACTGCTCTGGTGTATTTAACGTACCACCAAACTCCCCTACAATTCTTAATTCACCTTCTCTATTCAAGAGCCATAGTATATCAGAAAGTGTATCCTCACTTCCCACGTAGTCAATCACGTAATCAAATTTTAACCTTGAGGATCTTGTAGCTATGGAGTGTGCTATTGATCTATCTTTAGCTATTACTATTTCATCCGCTCCTAGTTCCTTAGCCTTACTTAGCTTAATCTCGTTATGACCAGCTATCGTTACACTTACTCCTCTACTTTTTAAAATCTGCAACGCTAATAATGCTACAGCACCTGTGCCTATTAGTAGTACTTTATCTTCCTTATTTATACCCTTTACTGAATTATATGCAGTGATTCCAGCATCAGCTAAAGGTGCTAATTCCACCGGGTTTCCTTCGACCTTTAATAAAATTTTATCACTAGGAATTGACACATATTCCGCATATCCTCCATCCATGTGTAAACCTATTACTTTAACCCTCTCACAGTATTGATAGTGCCCCAACTTACAGTATTTGCACTTCCCGCATCCTACGCTGTTATAAACTAGTACTCTATCGCCTCTTTTGAAGTTACCAAAGTCATTAATAATTTCTCCAACTATTTCATGACCTAATATTCTTGGAGTCTCTATTTTTATATCGTATTTCCAATCTCCCATTATGATGTGTATATCACCATGACACAAACCAGTGGCTAATACTTTAAGGATAATCCCTTCTTTAGGTTCTCTTACTTCTTCTATACTTAATGGCTTGCCAAATTCTTTAAAAACTGCAGCACGCATTTAATTACCAACCTGCTTTAAGATAATACTCCCTTTCCCAATCTGTTATCTGGGATTCGTACTCTTCTATTTCAATATTTTTAATATTTATATATGAAGATATTAAATCTTGACCTAAATTATATTTTATATATGTATCATTTTCTAATTTATTTAGTGATTCCTTTAAGGTTTGAGGTAATGTCCCATAATATTCATTTATATTGACCATAAGGTTTCTCTCAATACCATCAATTCCAGCGTAGATTATTGTAGCTAATAATAAATAAGGATTTGCTAATGGATCTGCTAGTCTAAACTCTACATAATGATTATTTTTGTAATAACTAGGTATTCTTACAATATAATGCCTTTCAGTACCAATTCCTGGCATGTTAGGAGTTACTATTTCTTTAAATCTTTTATACGAGTTAATTGTAGGTGCTGCAATAGATAAAATTGTGGATAAATGTTCTATTATACCGGAGATAAAATTATACGCTACTTTACTTAATCCTATTCCCTTAGGGTCATTAGGATCATACATGACATCTTTTCCATTTGTACTCTTAAGGCTTAACGTTATGTCCATACTACTACTAGGGAAATCCTTAAATGGCTTCGGCATAAAAGTAGCCGTTAAATTATGAATCCTTGCAGTATCCCTTATTATCTCCCTACTTGAGATTAAGGAATCCGCTGCCTCCATGGCACTCTTTGGAGTTAATTTTACTTCATATTGTCC
The genomic region above belongs to Saccharolobus caldissimus and contains:
- the rtcA gene encoding RNA 3'-terminal phosphate cyclase yields the protein MIEIDGSFGEGGGQILRTSLTLSVITGKPFRIYNIRANRPNAGLQRQHLWAVRVMKIISNAETKGDQLGSKELTFIPNEIKGGIDLNIDIGTAGSITLILQTVIPAILNKNIKITIKGGTDVPKSPTIDYIRLVYLRILKKIGIDVNIDLVKRGHYPEGGGEVILHGVSGNPHNFSLINLGKILKIEGISHVSSLPSHIAERQSNAAKNLLSKLNVPIDIKIDVREGERSKGSGITLAAIGENSIMGSDSLGERGKRAEVVGEEAANTLLQDLRTGAAVDRYMSDMLMLFASLYEGEYVGADLTMHAYTNMEIIKKFLNVKIEVTGKNPFKFSVKKI
- a CDS encoding DNA polymerase IV (Dpo4; involved in translesion DNA polymerization; belongs to Y family of polymerases; does not contain proofreading function) is translated as MIVLFVDFDYFYAQVEEVLNPEIRGKPVIVCVFSGRTQDSGAVATANYEARKLGIKAGMPIIKAKEILPNAIYLPMRKELYQQVSNRIMNILREYSDKIEIASIDEAYLDITNKVKDFKEAYNMGLEIKNKIYEKEKITVTIGISKNKVFAKIAAEMAKPNGIKVIDDEEVRRLIRELDISEIPGIGSITASKLKELGINKLIDVLNFNFETLKKSIGEAKANYLVLLARDEYSEPIKERVRRSIGRMVTLKKNSRNIDDIKPFLFKAIDEVYHKLNGKIPRTIYLVAVMEDLDVISRGKTFSHGISKETAYKESLKLLEKLLAEDNRKIRRIGVRFSKFIEAIGLDRFFNV
- a CDS encoding alcohol dehydrogenase catalytic domain-containing protein translates to MRAAVFKEFGKPLSIEEVREPKEGIILKVLATGLCHGDIHIIMGDWKYDIKIETPRILGHEIVGEIINDFGNFKRGDRVLVYNSVGCGKCKYCKLGHYQYCERVKVIGLHMDGGYAEYVSIPSDKILLKVEGNPVELAPLADAGITAYNSVKGINKEDKVLLIGTGAVALLALQILKSRGVSVTIAGHNEIKLSKAKELGADEIVIAKDRSIAHSIATRSSRLKFDYVIDYVGSEDTLSDILWLLNREGELRIVGEFGGTLNTPEQLVVLRGLKIRGILYGTFNDLVNVYNLYKEGKIKTLAVPYKLEDINEAINDLMRGRIVGRAIIIP
- a CDS encoding glutamine synthetase family protein; translation: MSKEDVFDILKSGKIDYVRVEFVDLLGNTKGRSLRRAEFENIISDNKGVDYPESLVLMDYKDRPIKTKYEDVIALPDLTTFVVIPYLERTARVLSFIVQPDGSSYPYCSRTVLTKAISKLGELGYSLEVSFEPTFYLLNSSLNPADFTKAFSLEGLLEQQNFLKSLIKYLEEIDIQVETINKHYGPGQYEVKLTPKSAMEAADSLISSREIIRDTARIHNLTATFMPKPFKDFPSSSMDITLSLKSTNGKDVMYDPNDPKGIGLSKVAYNFISGIIEHLSTILSIAAPTINSYKRFKEIVTPNMPGIGTERHYIVRIPSYYKNNHYVEFRLADPLANPYLLLATIIYAGIDGIERNLMVNINEYYGTLPQTLKESLNKLENDTYIKYNLGQDLISSYINIKNIEIEEYESQITDWEREYYLKAGW
- a CDS encoding 50S ribosomal protein L13e; amino-acid sequence: MSPPKAIIKRPNYSFEYKNERKAKRTGRGFSIGELEKVGLTVSQARKLGLYVDIRRKSVHDENVESLKKFLEQLKQSQSKS